A genomic stretch from Streptomyces sp. QL37 includes:
- a CDS encoding WhiB family transcriptional regulator: MPINTMTESDELAWQETALCAQAGPEFFFPAPGSSTREAKQLCNACEGRVACLEYALAHDERFGVWGGLSEKERYRLRRGRTDRG, encoded by the coding sequence ATGCCGATCAACACCATGACCGAGTCCGACGAGCTCGCCTGGCAGGAGACCGCGCTGTGCGCGCAGGCCGGGCCCGAGTTCTTCTTCCCGGCACCGGGAAGCTCCACCCGCGAGGCCAAGCAGCTGTGCAACGCCTGCGAGGGCCGGGTGGCCTGCCTGGAGTACGCACTCGCCCACGACGAGCGCTTCGGCGTCTGGGGAGGGCTCTCCGAGAAGGAGCGGTACCGGCTGCGCAGAGGCCGGACCGACCGCGGCTGA
- a CDS encoding VOC family protein: MLDPAFVTGAPNWIDLGTPDLAAATAFYNGLFGWDMVAGGPETGGYGMYQLRGRTVAGVMTVPEDQGKPAWSVYFQTPDADATARTVEQAGGTAAFPPMDVLDYGRMGGFTDSTGAYFGVWQPGTNTGLGMIMEPGALVWSELYTPDVPAAAAFFHTVFGWRTDEMSYPSGTYTMIQPAGSKSADSSFGGIVPLDAVPTQAEAGPHWLPYFAVDDADATVAGVERLGGRVTMPATDVPQVGRIATFADPAGAAFAVIKPAPMA; this comes from the coding sequence ATGCTCGACCCGGCCTTCGTAACCGGCGCCCCCAACTGGATCGACCTCGGGACCCCCGACCTCGCCGCGGCCACCGCCTTCTACAACGGCCTCTTCGGCTGGGACATGGTGGCCGGCGGCCCCGAGACCGGTGGCTACGGGATGTACCAGCTGCGGGGCAGGACCGTCGCCGGTGTGATGACCGTGCCGGAGGACCAGGGGAAGCCCGCCTGGTCGGTGTACTTCCAGACCCCCGACGCCGACGCCACCGCGCGGACGGTCGAGCAGGCCGGGGGCACCGCCGCGTTTCCTCCGATGGACGTGCTCGACTACGGGCGCATGGGCGGCTTCACGGACAGCACCGGGGCGTACTTCGGCGTCTGGCAGCCCGGGACGAACACCGGCCTCGGCATGATCATGGAGCCGGGTGCGCTGGTCTGGTCCGAGCTGTACACCCCGGACGTCCCCGCGGCGGCCGCGTTCTTCCACACCGTCTTCGGCTGGCGGACCGACGAGATGTCGTACCCCAGCGGCACCTACACGATGATCCAGCCCGCCGGCAGCAAGAGCGCCGACTCCTCCTTCGGGGGGATCGTGCCCCTCGACGCGGTGCCCACCCAGGCCGAAGCGGGGCCGCACTGGCTGCCGTACTTCGCGGTGGACGACGCCGACGCGACGGTCGCCGGCGTGGAACGGCTCGGCGGCCGGGTCACCATGCCGGCCACGGACGTGCCGCAGGTCGGAAGGATCGCCACCTTCGCCGACCCGGCGGGTGCGGCGTTCGCGGTGATCAAGCCGGCGCCCATGGCGTAA